DNA sequence from the Sphingobacteriales bacterium genome:
CTGTTGTTCCATGAAAATCCTGCATCTGCCTGAATATCAGATTTTTTATATTTCAGTAGCAAACCATCGTATTGCATACCCATGTTTCCCCAGTCACGCCTCGACAATAGTCTTTCATCATCATAAACCCATTCCTGCCTCCCAATCTGAACTGTAAAGAAGGGAGAAGGCCTGACTTTCAGCCATGCTTCTTTCAGGTCAACACTGGCAGGGTCTCCACTTACCGATGTTGCATTATAAGTACTTTCGTCACCCCAGACCCGGGAATCCTGCACAATCAGCCCAAGGCTGTATTTTTCCTGATCGTACATCATCCCTACCCTGCTCCTTTGTGTAACAAAAAAAGCCGGTAAACTGCTTTCCTGAGGCAAAGTTTTATAGCCAAATCTGTATTCAGTTCTAAAACGCAATTCACTGATAATCTTTAACTGAGAAAATGCGTTAAAACTCAGTGCAGCAAATGCAAATAAAAATAATCTTTTTTTCATGTGTCTTCTAATTAAAAGCTCCTTTCAAATATGATCTGGTAATATCATTTTTCGGACGATTAAAAAAATCATCAGTATTGCCCTGTTCAATCACTTCTCCCATGTACATAAACACCACATGATCAGCAATACGCTTAGCCTGTCGTAAAATATGGGTAACAATGACAACTGTATATCTGTCTTTCAGTTCGACAAATTTTTCTTCAATAGCCTGACTGGAAATGGGATCGAGCGCTGAGGTAGGTTCATCCGCCAGAATTATCTCAGGATCAACAGCCAAACCCCTTGCCAGACACAAACGCTGCTGCTGTCCGATCGACAAACGGCTGGCTGGCTCGTACAACCTGTCTTTTACTTCTTCCCACAAACTTGCCTGTTCAAGATAATGCCTGACCCTTTGAGAAAGTATTTTACGGTTCCCCCTCCCATTGATTTTCAATCCAAAAGCAATATTGCCATAGATACTCATTGGCAAAGGATATGGCCTCTGTGCAAGTAAACCCATGTTCTTTCTAAGTTCGGTCAATTCCCATGTCCGGTCAAAGATATTCCTTCCGTTTAAATAAATATTCCCTTTCATTTTAACATCCGGAACCAGGTCGATCAAACGGTTGAAACATTTCAGCAAGGTGGTCTTTCCGCAGCCTGAAGGCCCCAGAATAACAGTGATTTTCCTCTCCGGAATTTCAACATTGATATTCTTCAGAATATTCTGTTTCCCAATACTT
Encoded proteins:
- a CDS encoding alginate export family protein yields the protein MKKRLFLFAFAALSFNAFSQLKIISELRFRTEYRFGYKTLPQESSLPAFFVTQRSRVGMMYDQEKYSLGLIVQDSRVWGDESTYNATSVSGDPASVDLKEAWLKVRPSPFFTVQIGRQEWVYDDERLLSRRDWGNMGMQYDGLLLKYKKSDIQADAGFSWNNRDENVFGEDYRYFQTLYYFDTLTQSIKSIQKESLSKIKSLNFIYLKKTLGEKFHLSFLELASLRQQPGTPDVFH
- a CDS encoding phosphate ABC transporter ATP-binding protein → MEKICVQDFSLSIGKQNILKNINVEIPERKITVILGPSGCGKTTLLKCFNRLIDLVPDVKMKGNIYLNGRNIFDRTWELTELRKNMGLLAQRPYPLPMSIYGNIAFGLKINGRGNRKILSQRVRHYLEQASLWEEVKDRLYEPASRLSIGQQQRLCLARGLAVDPEIILADEPTSALDPISSQAIEEKFVELKDRYTVVIVTHILRQAKRIADHVVFMYMGEVIEQGNTDDFFNRPKNDITRSYLKGAFN